In Mangifera indica cultivar Alphonso chromosome 1, CATAS_Mindica_2.1, whole genome shotgun sequence, a single genomic region encodes these proteins:
- the LOC123193900 gene encoding kinesin-like protein KIN-7H isoform X2, whose product MVAANEEEPMRRPRSNVETIFVSIRLRPLNEKEIARNDVSDWECINETTIMYRNNLSVDERSTYSTVYTFDRVFSHDCTTKKVYEEGAKEVALSVVSGINSSVFAYGQTSSGKTYTMTGITEYSMTDIFDYIDRHKEREFILKFSAMEIYNESVRDLLSTENTPLRLLDDPEKGTIVEKLTEETLKNWSHFKELLSICEAQRQIGETSLNETSSRSHQILRLTIESSAREFFGNGISCLAAAVSFVDLAGSERASQALSSGTRLKEGCHINRSLLTLGTVIRKLRGRSGHVPYRDSKLTRILQSSLGGSARTAIICTLSPARVHVEQSRDTLLFASCAKEVSTNAQVNIVMSDKALVKHLQRELSRLENELRSSGVTSNISDIAAILGEKDIEIEKLKRELSEMTQQRDLARAQIEDLLQEARNRSNDRLPIVVNGGLNHQYPKLRVRNSLDSPKSETCVFKDLPYPNISVRSSDESQSSDGQSRSGYSDNDFQENSPGSCSFQEDKVSHPIFVGIDLSHNEIKAEIDENVEDLYKDVQCIQTEEFSSGYSNISESSSNRYRYLNATFVELNLASSGLTETENEVNPTTSGLTETENEEVNPTTSGLTETVNEDREKRELRLLTLKEEKKWKNIVLDFVIPTPKESSPLLLEKDMSSSYISMFGRSSSCKARFMTSVSLDSFKSDDKDVKTPPTGIEKDYVGRPWSIQRKFSPLKYVVVYEKLSRNESQASVKSGAFDMLVAQNVEISNGADIASVRTLVLPKESTDSQDEKQFADHEQDAETKHVELAKNVRDVGLDPMETELIDHWMWPDEFKKLQREILDLWHDCNVSLVHRTYFFLVFKGDPKDSMFMELEHKRLSFLKEIFSRGKDTVENGKTVTHDSSLKALQKERYILSSKMKKKLSMEQRQNLFLKWGIGLQSKHRRRQLVNLIWNDSKDLKHVAESASVVEKLVSFAKSEQVFMEIYSLNYKSGRPGNKFKLWISNVKSGDC is encoded by the exons ATGGTGGCAGCCAATGAAGAGGAACCCATGAGAAGGCCAAGAAGCAATGTAGAGacaatttttgtttcaattcgATTGCGGCCTTTGAATGAGAAAGAAATTGCAAGAAATGATGTGTCAGACTGGGAATGCATCAATGAAACCACTATCATGTACAGGAACAATCTTTCAGTTGATGAACGGTCCACGTATTCAACTGTCTATACATTTG ATAGAGTGTTTAGCCATGATTGCACTACAAAGAAGGTGTATGAGGAAGGAGCCAAAGAGGTTGCTCTTTCAGTAGTCAGTGGCATAAACT CAAGTGTTTTTGCTTATGGGCAGACAAGCAGTGGAAAGACGTACACAATGACCGGAATTACTGAGTATAGCATGACAGATATATTTGACTACATAGATAGG CACAAGGAAAGAGAATTCATATTGAAGTTCTCTGCTATGGAGATTTATAATGAATCTGTTAGAGACCTTCTTAGTACAGAGAACACTCCACTTAGGCTCCTTGATGATCCAGag AAAGGAACTATTGTTGAGAAACTCACAGAAGAAACTCTGAAGAACTGGAGTCATTTTAAGGAGCTTCTATCCATCTGTGAAG CTCAAAGACAGATTGGGGAGACCTCTCTGAATGAAACAAGCTCCAGATCTCATCAGATTTTGAGACtg ACAATTGAAAGCTCTGCACGTGAGTTCTTTGGCAATGGTATTAGCTGCCTAGCAGCCGCTGTG AGCTTTGTTGATCTTGCAGGAAGTGAACGTGCTTCTCAGGCTTTATCATCTGGCACAAGACTAAAAGAAGGTTGCCATATAAATCGTAGTTTACTTACACTGGGAACTGTTATCCGTAAGCTAAGG GGAAGAAGTGGGCATGTTCCTTATAGAGATTCAAAGCTAACTCGCATACTGCAGTCCTCCTTAGGAGGCAGTGCAAGAACTGCCATCATCTGTACCTTGAGCCCTGCACGAGTTCATGTTGAGCAGTCCAGAGATACCCTCTTGTTTGCAAGCTGTGCTAAAGAAGTGTCTACTAATGCACAAGTCAATATAGTCATGTCTGATAAAGCACTGGTAAAACATTTGCAAAGAGAATTGTCCAGATTGGAGAATGAATTAAGAAGTTCAGGAGTGACTTCTAACATATCTGATATTGCTGCAATTCTGGGGGAAAAAGACATTGAGATAGAAAAG CTAAAAAGAGAATTAAGTGAGATGACTCAGCAACGAGACTTGGCTCGTGCTCAGATTGAGGATCTACTACAAGAGGCCAGAAACAGGTCAAATGATAGACTTCCAATAGTGGTAAAT GGAGGCCTTAATCATCAGTATCCAAAATTGCGTGTGCGAAATTCATTGGACTCTCCAAAGTCAGAGACTTGTGTTTTCAAGGACCTTCCCTATCCAAATATCAGTGTTAGATCTTCTGATGAATCTCAGTCCTCAGATGGACAAAGCAGGAGTGGTTACTCTGACAACGACTTCCAGGAGAATTCCCCTGGCTCTTGTTCCTTTCAAGAGGATAAAGTCAGTCATCCCATCTTCGTTGGAATTGATCTGTCTCATAATGAGATTAAAGCAGAAATTGACGAAAATGTGGAGGATCTTTACAAGGATGTCCAATGCATTCAGACAGAAGAATTCTCAAGTGGATACTCAAATATTTCAGAGTCTAGCAGTAATAGATATAGATATTTGAATGCAACATTTGTTGAACTGAACCTAGCTTCTTCTGGATTGACAGAAACTGAGAATGAAGTGAACCCAACAACCTCTGGATTGACTGAGACTGAGAATGAAGAAGTGAACCCAACTACCTCTGGATTGACTGAAACTGTGAATGAAGATAGAGAAAAGAGAGAGTTGAGGTTGCTGAccttgaaagaagagaaaaagtggAAGAACATcgttcttgattttgttattccAACACCCAAAGAATCATCTCCACTGCTGCTGGAAAAAGACATGAGTAGCTCTTACATTTCCATGTTTGGGAGGAGTAGCAGTTGTAAAGCAAGGTTCATGACTAGTGTGTCCTTGGATTCATTTAAGAGTGATGATAAGGATGTGAAGACACCTCCAACAGGAATTGAGAAGGATTATGTTGGAAGACCCTGGAGTATACAAAGGAAATTTTCTCCATTGAAATATGTTGTTGTCTATGAGAAGTTGTCAAGAAATGAGTCTCAAGCTTCTGTGAAAAGTGGAGCTTTTGATATGCTCGTTGCACAGaatgttgaaatttcaaatggTGCAGATATTGCCAGTGTCAGAACCTTGGTTTTGCCCAAGGAGTCCACTGATTCTCAGGATGAGAAACAATTCGCTGATCATGAA CAGGACGCAGAAACAAAACACGTTGAACTTGCAAAGAATGTGCGAGATGTTGGCTTGGATCCAATGGAGACAGAACTGATAGACCATTGGATGTGGCCTGATGAATTCAAGAAACTTCAAAGAGAGATTCTTGATCTTTGGCATGATTGTAATGTCTCATTGGTTCACCGAACCTACTTCTTCCTCGTATTTAAAGGAGATCCAAAAGATTCAATGTTCATGGAGTTAGAGCACAAGAGGCTGTCCTTCCTCAAGGAAATATTTTCTAGGGGTAAAGACACTGTAGAAAATGGTAAAACTGTGACACATGATTCAAG CTTGAAGGCACTACAAAAGGAGAGGTATATACTGAGCAGCAAGATGAAAAAGAAGTTGTCTATGGAACAGAGACAGAATTTATTCCTGAAGTGGGGTATTGGGTTGCAATCAAAGCATAGGAGACGGCAGTTAGTGAATCTCATATGGAATGACTCAAAAGACTTGAAACACGTTGCAGAAAGTGCTTCTGTTGTTGAGAAGCTGGTTAGTTTCGCAAAATCCGAGCAGGTTTTCATGGAGATATATAGTCTCAACTACAAATCAGGGCGCCCAGGAAACAAGTTTAAACTTTGGATAAGCAATGTAAAGTCTGGTGATTGTTGA
- the LOC123193900 gene encoding kinesin-like protein KIN-7H isoform X1 produces MVAANEEEPMRRPRSNVETIFVSIRLRPLNEKEIARNDVSDWECINETTIMYRNNLSVDERSTYSTVYTFDRVFSHDCTTKKVYEEGAKEVALSVVSGINSSVFAYGQTSSGKTYTMTGITEYSMTDIFDYIDRHKEREFILKFSAMEIYNESVRDLLSTENTPLRLLDDPEKGTIVEKLTEETLKNWSHFKELLSICEAQRQIGETSLNETSSRSHQILRLTIESSAREFFGNGISCLAAAVSFVDLAGSERASQALSSGTRLKEGCHINRSLLTLGTVIRKLSKGRSGHVPYRDSKLTRILQSSLGGSARTAIICTLSPARVHVEQSRDTLLFASCAKEVSTNAQVNIVMSDKALVKHLQRELSRLENELRSSGVTSNISDIAAILGEKDIEIEKLKRELSEMTQQRDLARAQIEDLLQEARNRSNDRLPIVVNGGLNHQYPKLRVRNSLDSPKSETCVFKDLPYPNISVRSSDESQSSDGQSRSGYSDNDFQENSPGSCSFQEDKVSHPIFVGIDLSHNEIKAEIDENVEDLYKDVQCIQTEEFSSGYSNISESSSNRYRYLNATFVELNLASSGLTETENEVNPTTSGLTETENEEVNPTTSGLTETVNEDREKRELRLLTLKEEKKWKNIVLDFVIPTPKESSPLLLEKDMSSSYISMFGRSSSCKARFMTSVSLDSFKSDDKDVKTPPTGIEKDYVGRPWSIQRKFSPLKYVVVYEKLSRNESQASVKSGAFDMLVAQNVEISNGADIASVRTLVLPKESTDSQDEKQFADHEQDAETKHVELAKNVRDVGLDPMETELIDHWMWPDEFKKLQREILDLWHDCNVSLVHRTYFFLVFKGDPKDSMFMELEHKRLSFLKEIFSRGKDTVENGKTVTHDSSLKALQKERYILSSKMKKKLSMEQRQNLFLKWGIGLQSKHRRRQLVNLIWNDSKDLKHVAESASVVEKLVSFAKSEQVFMEIYSLNYKSGRPGNKFKLWISNVKSGDC; encoded by the exons ATGGTGGCAGCCAATGAAGAGGAACCCATGAGAAGGCCAAGAAGCAATGTAGAGacaatttttgtttcaattcgATTGCGGCCTTTGAATGAGAAAGAAATTGCAAGAAATGATGTGTCAGACTGGGAATGCATCAATGAAACCACTATCATGTACAGGAACAATCTTTCAGTTGATGAACGGTCCACGTATTCAACTGTCTATACATTTG ATAGAGTGTTTAGCCATGATTGCACTACAAAGAAGGTGTATGAGGAAGGAGCCAAAGAGGTTGCTCTTTCAGTAGTCAGTGGCATAAACT CAAGTGTTTTTGCTTATGGGCAGACAAGCAGTGGAAAGACGTACACAATGACCGGAATTACTGAGTATAGCATGACAGATATATTTGACTACATAGATAGG CACAAGGAAAGAGAATTCATATTGAAGTTCTCTGCTATGGAGATTTATAATGAATCTGTTAGAGACCTTCTTAGTACAGAGAACACTCCACTTAGGCTCCTTGATGATCCAGag AAAGGAACTATTGTTGAGAAACTCACAGAAGAAACTCTGAAGAACTGGAGTCATTTTAAGGAGCTTCTATCCATCTGTGAAG CTCAAAGACAGATTGGGGAGACCTCTCTGAATGAAACAAGCTCCAGATCTCATCAGATTTTGAGACtg ACAATTGAAAGCTCTGCACGTGAGTTCTTTGGCAATGGTATTAGCTGCCTAGCAGCCGCTGTG AGCTTTGTTGATCTTGCAGGAAGTGAACGTGCTTCTCAGGCTTTATCATCTGGCACAAGACTAAAAGAAGGTTGCCATATAAATCGTAGTTTACTTACACTGGGAACTGTTATCCGTAAGCTAAG CAAGGGAAGAAGTGGGCATGTTCCTTATAGAGATTCAAAGCTAACTCGCATACTGCAGTCCTCCTTAGGAGGCAGTGCAAGAACTGCCATCATCTGTACCTTGAGCCCTGCACGAGTTCATGTTGAGCAGTCCAGAGATACCCTCTTGTTTGCAAGCTGTGCTAAAGAAGTGTCTACTAATGCACAAGTCAATATAGTCATGTCTGATAAAGCACTGGTAAAACATTTGCAAAGAGAATTGTCCAGATTGGAGAATGAATTAAGAAGTTCAGGAGTGACTTCTAACATATCTGATATTGCTGCAATTCTGGGGGAAAAAGACATTGAGATAGAAAAG CTAAAAAGAGAATTAAGTGAGATGACTCAGCAACGAGACTTGGCTCGTGCTCAGATTGAGGATCTACTACAAGAGGCCAGAAACAGGTCAAATGATAGACTTCCAATAGTGGTAAAT GGAGGCCTTAATCATCAGTATCCAAAATTGCGTGTGCGAAATTCATTGGACTCTCCAAAGTCAGAGACTTGTGTTTTCAAGGACCTTCCCTATCCAAATATCAGTGTTAGATCTTCTGATGAATCTCAGTCCTCAGATGGACAAAGCAGGAGTGGTTACTCTGACAACGACTTCCAGGAGAATTCCCCTGGCTCTTGTTCCTTTCAAGAGGATAAAGTCAGTCATCCCATCTTCGTTGGAATTGATCTGTCTCATAATGAGATTAAAGCAGAAATTGACGAAAATGTGGAGGATCTTTACAAGGATGTCCAATGCATTCAGACAGAAGAATTCTCAAGTGGATACTCAAATATTTCAGAGTCTAGCAGTAATAGATATAGATATTTGAATGCAACATTTGTTGAACTGAACCTAGCTTCTTCTGGATTGACAGAAACTGAGAATGAAGTGAACCCAACAACCTCTGGATTGACTGAGACTGAGAATGAAGAAGTGAACCCAACTACCTCTGGATTGACTGAAACTGTGAATGAAGATAGAGAAAAGAGAGAGTTGAGGTTGCTGAccttgaaagaagagaaaaagtggAAGAACATcgttcttgattttgttattccAACACCCAAAGAATCATCTCCACTGCTGCTGGAAAAAGACATGAGTAGCTCTTACATTTCCATGTTTGGGAGGAGTAGCAGTTGTAAAGCAAGGTTCATGACTAGTGTGTCCTTGGATTCATTTAAGAGTGATGATAAGGATGTGAAGACACCTCCAACAGGAATTGAGAAGGATTATGTTGGAAGACCCTGGAGTATACAAAGGAAATTTTCTCCATTGAAATATGTTGTTGTCTATGAGAAGTTGTCAAGAAATGAGTCTCAAGCTTCTGTGAAAAGTGGAGCTTTTGATATGCTCGTTGCACAGaatgttgaaatttcaaatggTGCAGATATTGCCAGTGTCAGAACCTTGGTTTTGCCCAAGGAGTCCACTGATTCTCAGGATGAGAAACAATTCGCTGATCATGAA CAGGACGCAGAAACAAAACACGTTGAACTTGCAAAGAATGTGCGAGATGTTGGCTTGGATCCAATGGAGACAGAACTGATAGACCATTGGATGTGGCCTGATGAATTCAAGAAACTTCAAAGAGAGATTCTTGATCTTTGGCATGATTGTAATGTCTCATTGGTTCACCGAACCTACTTCTTCCTCGTATTTAAAGGAGATCCAAAAGATTCAATGTTCATGGAGTTAGAGCACAAGAGGCTGTCCTTCCTCAAGGAAATATTTTCTAGGGGTAAAGACACTGTAGAAAATGGTAAAACTGTGACACATGATTCAAG CTTGAAGGCACTACAAAAGGAGAGGTATATACTGAGCAGCAAGATGAAAAAGAAGTTGTCTATGGAACAGAGACAGAATTTATTCCTGAAGTGGGGTATTGGGTTGCAATCAAAGCATAGGAGACGGCAGTTAGTGAATCTCATATGGAATGACTCAAAAGACTTGAAACACGTTGCAGAAAGTGCTTCTGTTGTTGAGAAGCTGGTTAGTTTCGCAAAATCCGAGCAGGTTTTCATGGAGATATATAGTCTCAACTACAAATCAGGGCGCCCAGGAAACAAGTTTAAACTTTGGATAAGCAATGTAAAGTCTGGTGATTGTTGA
- the LOC123193900 gene encoding kinesin-like protein KIN-7H isoform X3: MTGITEYSMTDIFDYIDRHKEREFILKFSAMEIYNESVRDLLSTENTPLRLLDDPEKGTIVEKLTEETLKNWSHFKELLSICEAQRQIGETSLNETSSRSHQILRLTIESSAREFFGNGISCLAAAVSFVDLAGSERASQALSSGTRLKEGCHINRSLLTLGTVIRKLSKGRSGHVPYRDSKLTRILQSSLGGSARTAIICTLSPARVHVEQSRDTLLFASCAKEVSTNAQVNIVMSDKALVKHLQRELSRLENELRSSGVTSNISDIAAILGEKDIEIEKLKRELSEMTQQRDLARAQIEDLLQEARNRSNDRLPIVVNGGLNHQYPKLRVRNSLDSPKSETCVFKDLPYPNISVRSSDESQSSDGQSRSGYSDNDFQENSPGSCSFQEDKVSHPIFVGIDLSHNEIKAEIDENVEDLYKDVQCIQTEEFSSGYSNISESSSNRYRYLNATFVELNLASSGLTETENEVNPTTSGLTETENEEVNPTTSGLTETVNEDREKRELRLLTLKEEKKWKNIVLDFVIPTPKESSPLLLEKDMSSSYISMFGRSSSCKARFMTSVSLDSFKSDDKDVKTPPTGIEKDYVGRPWSIQRKFSPLKYVVVYEKLSRNESQASVKSGAFDMLVAQNVEISNGADIASVRTLVLPKESTDSQDEKQFADHEQDAETKHVELAKNVRDVGLDPMETELIDHWMWPDEFKKLQREILDLWHDCNVSLVHRTYFFLVFKGDPKDSMFMELEHKRLSFLKEIFSRGKDTVENGKTVTHDSSLKALQKERYILSSKMKKKLSMEQRQNLFLKWGIGLQSKHRRRQLVNLIWNDSKDLKHVAESASVVEKLVSFAKSEQVFMEIYSLNYKSGRPGNKFKLWISNVKSGDC; the protein is encoded by the exons ATGACCGGAATTACTGAGTATAGCATGACAGATATATTTGACTACATAGATAGG CACAAGGAAAGAGAATTCATATTGAAGTTCTCTGCTATGGAGATTTATAATGAATCTGTTAGAGACCTTCTTAGTACAGAGAACACTCCACTTAGGCTCCTTGATGATCCAGag AAAGGAACTATTGTTGAGAAACTCACAGAAGAAACTCTGAAGAACTGGAGTCATTTTAAGGAGCTTCTATCCATCTGTGAAG CTCAAAGACAGATTGGGGAGACCTCTCTGAATGAAACAAGCTCCAGATCTCATCAGATTTTGAGACtg ACAATTGAAAGCTCTGCACGTGAGTTCTTTGGCAATGGTATTAGCTGCCTAGCAGCCGCTGTG AGCTTTGTTGATCTTGCAGGAAGTGAACGTGCTTCTCAGGCTTTATCATCTGGCACAAGACTAAAAGAAGGTTGCCATATAAATCGTAGTTTACTTACACTGGGAACTGTTATCCGTAAGCTAAG CAAGGGAAGAAGTGGGCATGTTCCTTATAGAGATTCAAAGCTAACTCGCATACTGCAGTCCTCCTTAGGAGGCAGTGCAAGAACTGCCATCATCTGTACCTTGAGCCCTGCACGAGTTCATGTTGAGCAGTCCAGAGATACCCTCTTGTTTGCAAGCTGTGCTAAAGAAGTGTCTACTAATGCACAAGTCAATATAGTCATGTCTGATAAAGCACTGGTAAAACATTTGCAAAGAGAATTGTCCAGATTGGAGAATGAATTAAGAAGTTCAGGAGTGACTTCTAACATATCTGATATTGCTGCAATTCTGGGGGAAAAAGACATTGAGATAGAAAAG CTAAAAAGAGAATTAAGTGAGATGACTCAGCAACGAGACTTGGCTCGTGCTCAGATTGAGGATCTACTACAAGAGGCCAGAAACAGGTCAAATGATAGACTTCCAATAGTGGTAAAT GGAGGCCTTAATCATCAGTATCCAAAATTGCGTGTGCGAAATTCATTGGACTCTCCAAAGTCAGAGACTTGTGTTTTCAAGGACCTTCCCTATCCAAATATCAGTGTTAGATCTTCTGATGAATCTCAGTCCTCAGATGGACAAAGCAGGAGTGGTTACTCTGACAACGACTTCCAGGAGAATTCCCCTGGCTCTTGTTCCTTTCAAGAGGATAAAGTCAGTCATCCCATCTTCGTTGGAATTGATCTGTCTCATAATGAGATTAAAGCAGAAATTGACGAAAATGTGGAGGATCTTTACAAGGATGTCCAATGCATTCAGACAGAAGAATTCTCAAGTGGATACTCAAATATTTCAGAGTCTAGCAGTAATAGATATAGATATTTGAATGCAACATTTGTTGAACTGAACCTAGCTTCTTCTGGATTGACAGAAACTGAGAATGAAGTGAACCCAACAACCTCTGGATTGACTGAGACTGAGAATGAAGAAGTGAACCCAACTACCTCTGGATTGACTGAAACTGTGAATGAAGATAGAGAAAAGAGAGAGTTGAGGTTGCTGAccttgaaagaagagaaaaagtggAAGAACATcgttcttgattttgttattccAACACCCAAAGAATCATCTCCACTGCTGCTGGAAAAAGACATGAGTAGCTCTTACATTTCCATGTTTGGGAGGAGTAGCAGTTGTAAAGCAAGGTTCATGACTAGTGTGTCCTTGGATTCATTTAAGAGTGATGATAAGGATGTGAAGACACCTCCAACAGGAATTGAGAAGGATTATGTTGGAAGACCCTGGAGTATACAAAGGAAATTTTCTCCATTGAAATATGTTGTTGTCTATGAGAAGTTGTCAAGAAATGAGTCTCAAGCTTCTGTGAAAAGTGGAGCTTTTGATATGCTCGTTGCACAGaatgttgaaatttcaaatggTGCAGATATTGCCAGTGTCAGAACCTTGGTTTTGCCCAAGGAGTCCACTGATTCTCAGGATGAGAAACAATTCGCTGATCATGAA CAGGACGCAGAAACAAAACACGTTGAACTTGCAAAGAATGTGCGAGATGTTGGCTTGGATCCAATGGAGACAGAACTGATAGACCATTGGATGTGGCCTGATGAATTCAAGAAACTTCAAAGAGAGATTCTTGATCTTTGGCATGATTGTAATGTCTCATTGGTTCACCGAACCTACTTCTTCCTCGTATTTAAAGGAGATCCAAAAGATTCAATGTTCATGGAGTTAGAGCACAAGAGGCTGTCCTTCCTCAAGGAAATATTTTCTAGGGGTAAAGACACTGTAGAAAATGGTAAAACTGTGACACATGATTCAAG CTTGAAGGCACTACAAAAGGAGAGGTATATACTGAGCAGCAAGATGAAAAAGAAGTTGTCTATGGAACAGAGACAGAATTTATTCCTGAAGTGGGGTATTGGGTTGCAATCAAAGCATAGGAGACGGCAGTTAGTGAATCTCATATGGAATGACTCAAAAGACTTGAAACACGTTGCAGAAAGTGCTTCTGTTGTTGAGAAGCTGGTTAGTTTCGCAAAATCCGAGCAGGTTTTCATGGAGATATATAGTCTCAACTACAAATCAGGGCGCCCAGGAAACAAGTTTAAACTTTGGATAAGCAATGTAAAGTCTGGTGATTGTTGA